A stretch of Castanea sativa cultivar Marrone di Chiusa Pesio chromosome 2, ASM4071231v1 DNA encodes these proteins:
- the LOC142623623 gene encoding putative GPI-anchored protein At5g19250 — protein MASSHLCLLLPLLLCSILLMTHPVNCADENDNLLQGINSYRVNLNLTALKKNDNAECLASELADQFKDQPCTNTTGSNTVPGTEPQFSDFPNLLTKCHLNVTVTRDGDIMPACVPNLDPSLVLSNYTKSQYSNSLNDTTYTGAGVGSKNNWIVVILTTDTSAGNFAPSSSSSSNAASLVSRIGFIYHLLFLLMGYVFLL, from the exons aTGGCATCCTCACATCTTTGCCTCCTTCTCCCATTGCTTCTTTGCTCCATTCTCTTGATGACTCACCCGGTCAACTGTGCAG ATGAGAATGATAATCTTCTTCAAGGCATCAACAGTTATCGTGTAAACTTGAACTTGACCGCTCTAAAAAAGAATGATAATGCAGAGTGCCTTGCCAGTGAATTAGCTGACCAGTTCAAGGATCAACCCTGTACAAACACCACAGGCTCCAATACAGTACCTGGCACTGAACCTCAATTCTCCGACTTCCCAAACCTTTTAACCAAATGCCATTTGAATGTCACTGTCACAAGGGATGGGGACATAATGCCTGCTTGTGTTCCCAATTTGGATCCTAGTCTTGTCCTCTCCAACTACACTAAGTCTCAGTACTCAAATTCTCTCAATGACACCACGTATACAGGAGCTGGCGTTGGTTCTAAAAATAACTGGATTGTTGTTATTCTTACCACAGACACATCCGCAGGAAACTTTGCACCctcttcctcctcttcctccAATGCTGCCAGTTTGGTTTCTAGGATTGGTTTTATCTACCATTTGCTGTTTTTGCTGATGGGTTATGTATTCCTGTTGTAA